GTATTTGGAGCCTAGTGGTTGGATTGACAATAGACATTAATGGTAGGTAAGCATGTGATTGGGGCCTGGGGGCATTATAAGTGAGGAGGAGTTAATTAGCCTAAAATCCTTTATAATTTGGACAAATTTTGAATAAGGATGAAGGGAGTATCAGTGAAAAGGGAGGAGTTTCTTGTCATGGATAAATATATTATTTTGTTTTGCGTACAACAGATATTATTTTTAAAAATTTAAGTTATTTCAACTGTGGGTCTGCTTGGTTCTTTCACTGGCATCTTGCCTTGCTTGGATGGGCAAAATGCCTTGCTTGGCAAGGTTAGCTGTGCCAAGAGGGTTGTTTGGTAGTTTTTCAGGATGAGCAAGATTTCTTGGCAATCTGTTTGGTAACGTTGCTAGAAGCTTGTTTTTGCAGGCCAGGTTACTGTCACGCTTGTTTGGAACCCTTGCCCCAATAGCTGCCACTCAGCACTTAACCCTTTTAGGTGAGGTTACCACCATCCATTTAATATACAAGAAAACTTCAGCTTTAACACTAAATATTTGCAAAGTTAATTGTTCAATAGTTAACAGTACAAGAACGTTTCAAATCAAAGGAAACTTGCAACTCCATTGCAATCTTTACCACCAACAGACCTGCCATTTATAGTTTGATAAGACCGCATACACTATCTGCCATATACAGTTTCATATGGCTGAAAtatgacatctgccataccttcATATGGCCCAAGTACACAGTGCCGCAAGTGTAGTTACATACTACCAAAATATATAGCATGccatatacatatatttatatgagGCCAAAATATGCAACTTGCCGTATATAGTTAGACACTACTGCAAATACTGATGAGTCATCAGTAGACTGAAGCTTCAGATAACAATCACACAGGATAGTGATCCAAGACCCATCGCGCCACCCATTGCTTGACAGCTTCCTCCGGGCGCCCCTTCAACATGCTAGTAATGTGACGATTTTCAGCAAGATAAGTCTGTAAACCAAGGTGTACCAGGTCCAGCAAAGGATATTCCTCCATGGCATCAATGGCTTTGTAAATACTCTCATTTGGATCAGTGACATGAGTAAAGCGCATTGTTTTCTGCAATAGCCTGTATGGAACCAGCAATTTCATGAACCGTCTCATCACCTTGCTTAGGacactttcctttcttctccttttcttcaggTTTGCGCTTAGAACCTACTGAGTTTGGACTATCATACTCTGGGAGGGTATCAGAATCGTAGTGCTGAGATGGATCAATATCCAGATTCACTACTTCAGCTGCTTTGACATTCCCAATGAGATCATCCTCTTGCCTTGCTGGGCGATCAAATGGTACTTGAAGAACACTAAACTCTCCAGTAGCATGTTTTCCAGTGAATACAAACTCCATCTCATCAAACAAGGGAATTGGAACATTGTAGTACTTGGCTCTCTTGTCACCATTCTACATTtacacaaaagaaaaaaaaaatcattaagaTACAATCCAGTTTGCAACTGTAATTTATGTCACAATGATATTTAACATGTATACTTACTGCTTTCATCTTGACAACCTCTACATCATCATGGATTATCTTCTTTTTAATATCATCAAAACTAGCACCATTAGCAGAGTTTGCCTCCATGATCAGCTTCCATTCTGCTTTGAGCTTATGGTACTTGTTGAGTTGTTGTAGGTTTGTTTCCATGTGAAGTTGGTACCATACTTTTCATTAAGCCTTCGAGCACACTCTTCATGATGGGCCTCCCTTAGAACAAAGGCCCTCCCTCCCTGACTCTTGGATTTTCTCCTTGTGGTATAGAAGGAGATCCTCCACTTCCTTTTGCTGCCACATCACACTGTTCCCAGAGATTCCTACAAATGACAAATGACAACTTAAATTTGCAAGAGTAATAAGAACTGTAGTACAGATCATTTTTAAATATGGTCCCAAAGCAACATACATCTCACATTACATCCAAATAATAGTCTTAATTTTCTGATACAATAAAGGCACAATAATAGTAGTACAAATTAAACTAATATCTCAAGCATTATCTCTAATAACTAAATGCCTATTCTCAATCATTTTATTAGCAATAACATCCCTAAGCTGTCATTTGCCTTTGTTCTGCTCCAGTGTGTTGACGGAAACGGTTTGAACGAGGATATAACTCTCTCCATAATTGTTCAGTGTATACGAACTGGTCAGCTCCACCATTTTGCAAAATCCAATTGTGAAGTATGCAGCATGCTATGACAACCCTTGTGAAGGAAAGGGGTTGAATGGTCTACTCATGAGTACTTTGAATCTGTTCTTCAAGGTACCAAATGCTCTCTCAACAGTGGCGCGCAAAGAAGAGTGTCGCAAATTGAAAAGTTCTTGTGGGGTCTGAGGCCTAAATAGTAACGAACTTGGGGATATGGTGGTAAAAATCCCAGCATTGCAGCATATCCAGCATCTGCGAGATAATACTTACCTAACATATGATTTGTTGTATGCACAAATGCATCGAAAGGAGCAACCAAACCTTCTGGAACACGGAGCCCATTTGGGTGATCCAGGGAGTGTCTCAAGACAGTAGAGTCATGTGCTGAACCTTCCCAACCAGCACTCACATATGTGAACAACAAATCAAAATCAACAGCTACTAGGACATTTTGGGTTGTGACTTGTGAATGGCTTTCTACCACGAAAACGATCTGCCATAATTGCTGGAACATTGCAGGGGATATGGGTTCTGTCGATAGCACCAATGCAATAGTTTGTATAAATCAGAGAAGTTAGCACTTATATAAATTGATTTGTTACTTAACCAATCGTGTGTTTTTATTTTATTAGACATGGTGAAGCATACCTCAAAATATGGGTAGAATCTTGTGTtgttttggattttggagagtaCATCTGTTGATCTATGTCTAAGCATCTCAGGTCCAAGTTGGCCAATAGCATACAGAACTTCGTTGAAATATCTACTAATAGTTTcagtagatcttgaaaaatgaaACTTTTTGTCCCTGTTCTTTTTCTTATGGCCAACTGTTTGAAGAAACGTGGCTACTTGTTCCTCAACTGAGCAGTGCCAAGTGTCACGAAATGCATGCATAGAATGTAACTTTGTGCATAGATTGAAGAAGACATCTTTACTCATTCTAAGAAGATTAATAGTGTCTGAATCTTGGCCGCAATATAAGTTCTTTAGGTAAGCCATCCTGTCCCTATTTTTCTCCAAAATAGAGTACCTTACAGGACTACTTTTATTGTGTAGGTAACAGATGACTGTCCAATTTGCCACCATAGATGCAGCCATAAAAGCCAGTTTGCTACGGAAATCTGAAGTGCTGTCCATCTATATGAACAATAAAGTCAGTTCTTTAGTTGCTCTTGCATGGGAAATAAAAAAGCATGAATTCATCCTAAAAGCTAATAGTCTCAAAGGAGGAATATCATTGGTCTCTCCTATTTCGTCCAAAAATTAAGCCTCTAGTACAGACTGAACTGCATTGTACTTATTTGTCCTACCACGAAATGCGTTATTGAGTTGTGCTTGCTGCTACTTGCAGGCTTTTCCACTAAAAGAAAAGTTTCCACCCCCAAATCTTAGTACGTCACCTTCAACTAGATGGAAAAATGAATCTGTGCATCAAATCACAAAAGTTTTGAAGGGAAATACAAGTTTATAAGTACAAGGAAAGAATCTGTGCatcaaatcgcaaaaaaaaaTGGAGGAGAAATGCAACTTGAGTTACCTCTCAGGAAGGGCAGCCGGCAGTAATCTGCGATTGTGCAGAGATGGCCCCCAAATCCTAGATGTGGAGGACAGAGTGCACCAATCCAATGAACCTGATTAGTGATTTTACAGAGAGAAGGGATTAGAAGGGGAAAAACAGATGGGGTCATGGGGAGAATCCAGAGAGGAGCAGAGAGCCCGAGAGGGAGTACCTGTGTTCTGCGAGTTGAGAAGAGGTGGAGAGCGGTGAGCAGATGCATCCCACCTTTTCTTCCTCGCTCGCGTGCTTTTGTTCGCTCGACGCGCTCGCCTTGCCTGCGCGGGAGAGCCAATTCGGCTTGCCCAGGCTGGCAAGGATTTTCTCGCCCGCGGAGGCAAGCTCGCCTGGCATAGCTAGTTTTCTCTATGCATACCAAACAGGTATCCTTGCCTAGTTAGGCTAGGCCAGCAATTGTCTGGCTGAGCCAAGAAACCAAGCAGATCCTGTGTTGTTGAAACATGTAGTTCAACAAatgctgttggctgatttgtttcAACATCATACAAATATTTTCATAATTATCTATTGATTAAAGCAAAAGGAATGGTCACATATACCATTGTGTACTAATTTCAGGACAAGAATGGTTGTAGGAGTAGGATCTAGGCATATTTTTGGTAGTTTGGTGGAGATCATTGAAAAAAATGGGTGGCAAGGGCTTTGGGCAGGAAATACAATCAACATGCTCCGCATTATTCCAACACAAGCAGTTGAACTCGGAACATTTGAATGTGTCAAGAGGAGCATGACAGAAGCTCAAGAGAAATGGAAAGAGGATGGATGCCCAAAGATACAACTTGGTAATCTgaaaatcaagcttccacttcacTTCTTATCTCCGGTTGCTATTGCCGGTGCTGCTGCTGGAATAGCTGGCACATTGGCATGCCATCCTCTCGAAGTTATCAAGGTAATTGCTAAATTGAGTCCTTGTTGACAGATCGCGCTAGTTCTTCATCCGTATATTCAACTGTGAAAGTCTTATTGCATTGTTACTTAATGTCACATTATTGATGTTCTTACAGGATCGCTTGACTATCAATCGAGAGGTTTATTCAAGCATTAGCCTTGCCTTCAGCAAGATCTATCGGGCTGATGGTATAGGTGGTCTCTATGCTGGGCTCTGTCCAACACTAATTGGCATGCTTCCTTACAGCACATGCTACTTTTTTATGTATGATACAATCAAGACCTCTTACTGCCGCTTGCATAAGAAGTCATCTTTGAGCCGCCCTGAGCTTCTAATTATTGGGGCTCTTTCAGGTAAATGAATCAGCATCTCATTGCATCTAGTTTCAGTCAGTCACCTGTGGCTTACTACTTCAACATTTTGTCTTAAATTGACAACGAGATAGAAAAGTCAGGGCCATTCCGTTTCATGATAACTTGGAGTCTGAGCAAATAGGACTGACATTTTACTTTTGGATACACAGGTCTCACTGCAAGCACAATCAGCTTCCCGCTGGAAGTAGCAAGGAAGCGGCTGATGGTCGGCGCTCTGCAGGGGAAGTGCCCGCCTAACATGATTGCTGCTTTGTCAGAGGTGATCCGGGAGGAGGGGTTCCTGGGGCTTTACCGTGGGTGGGGGGCGAGCTGCCTGAAGGTCATGCCGAATTCCGGCATCACCTGGGTGTTCTACGAGACATGGAAGGATATTCTTCTGGCTGAGAGGGACAAGCGGCGCGCTTAGCGAACAAGCTGTTTTTTTTAACAATGGAGGCGGTGCCGTAGATGAGTTTGCTCCTTTGCTGGGATTTCTGATCCATTTTCAGTTTTGGAATCCCGCCTGTGCCGAATGGGTAGATAGGATGCGTTTCTCTTTTTGGCTGAGTGGAAGCATTTGTTGCGTAATCGATTCTGAATATCTGATTGATTTTTGTTATGTTAAGAAATGGATTTCATGAACTCCTAATCTATATCTATGTATCCTATTTAAGTGGAACCGCTAAGTGTCTCTTCTCTGGTTATGCTATGTCATCACCATTGGTGTAGCTGTCCAAGCTTAGATGGAGCTCGTCGAGAAGTGGATGTGGATTCCCTTGATATCTTCTTCATTGTTCCTACAACCAATTGAagacaaacaactcggaaacaaAAGACTACGTTAGTGTTAGTGGTTAGCATTCGACTTGTGGCTTAACTGCCTTATGCAGAGATACATGCAGTACAAGGTACCTTATACAGGTCTAATATTAAGATTATGTAAAACCATCGGACACATTTGTACAACTAACAATGTCGTTTACAGGGTGCCAGACAATAAGAGCCGGGAAGGTTGACGAGGTCTGGGAACAACGATATGGCAGCGAAGACGTGTTCATTGTATGAGTGGCGCTCGATCAACAGGGGTATGTCATGGACGATGAACACAGCGAACATCATGGCGAAGAAGCACCCGAAGAAGGTCACGTTGAAGCTTCCCAGGGGACAGTAGGCCTGGCAGGACCCAAATACACCGTGAGATAGAAACGCATCAGGCAGGTAAGGAACTGTTGAAAACATTATGAAAGGAAAGAAAACCTGAATAATCAAGTAGAACAAAAACATGTGGACGTGGTTGATCAGGAAGGGGCAGTAGGTGGTGACTTGGTACTGCCTCATGGCTGCCCATAACGTGTAGATGATGAGGTTAATCATAGCAGCTCCTGTAAGGACCGTAAATTGCAAAACCCCCCTACCTGTTAACATATAAAAATTGCAGATCATTAAGACAACAAACCTCCATAAAACAGTAGACAGAGAGATACAAATAACATTTCAGCATTGCCTGAAAGCCACACAACTAAATAACGTTCCCatctgtaggggaccgtgacgcctgagagggggatgaattaggtaacttaaaaatctaactctgtAAACTATGGTTTTTTTTTCTAACCCTAGTAAAacttatgtaaaagataaactatctaaatgtgcaactacggttttgctagtgtgttgctatctctaccgcaaaaggagtaatacaatcaatgtaaatgcagaagctaaagagcaaggtagagatatgcaaactcccgtcgatgactctggtatttttaccgatgtatcgagaagcgcgcaagcttccccctagtcctcgttggagcccctcgcaaagaatccctcgcaagggccaagctctcggtcgggtaactccgtacaTAGCCTCGGGcattccccacgcacaagtgggtctccgacgtgccttccggcaagcctctcctggatgctccccgccgtcttcattatcaagcttccagccgaaacgtcgcaggccttgttccctccggtacacggtggcggccacaccacaaactcggttggtgtgatctcgcaagactacaagcccctccgatgtacaacaatggtgctcgcaaacACCGAGTGacaagaggtatacaaaccttactaaacactaggcctaaatctagagcaagcgcataagcggtggtctaatcaacctaagcacttcacaaagcacctacgctaattacctaatgaaacactaagcactatgcaagtggaggtcactaaaatagtgtatcaacacgcTTGGTATGTTTCCTAAGCTCCACACTcatttggctggttgggggttgtatttataagctccgctgagaaagtagccattggggacgaagtcccgcttttctgctactgaccggacgctggagtcgtcctgatcggacgtgtccggtcgtcccgaccgttggagtcgcgaacaactgatcggacgctgccagcgtccggtcacttaccactggacgcgtccggtcgcaagttcgccgctctggaacctttctgtactcgatcggacgctgctgtcctgcgtctggtcggtttgccgccagcgttcggtcacttgctgagtgtgttgtcggactaatgaacagtgccattggtgtgtccggtcgattcacttgttcagcgttcggtcgctgctccTGACGCCTGCTGATgtcgagccactgatcggagcgtccggtcactttcttccagcgtttggtccatcgtccggtcacttctgtgagctcatttcttcacgatcttgcgtatggcttggttcctatcttcgtgcttagacttagcttgatatcttgggtcttctcttatgctcctaaggtcttgcttgtggtgttgatcatcggatcatcacgtcgcctttgtctaagtcacgtcttgcaccctattgaactacaaaacaatcgcttgcaaattcattagtccaacttggttgtgttggccatcaaacaccaaaatccaaagtaaatgggcctagggtccattttccttacaatctcctcctttttagtgattgatgacaacacgatcaAAGCAATCAAATAATCAAAATTTGTAATTTAAaagctatctacttgctaggatgcaatgcaagggacaatgttatatgatgctagaagatactacttgaaagactaaaagatactacataaaaacttatcttacccttgcaaatgtccccatatagcattatggatttaagccttgcttcctacaacttcttcccattacataggcaatccaaAATCCACTATtgtccctttcttggaccattaccacttgtagacatcacttttagaccattaccacttgtaaattattatgatctagcttttgatcCTATAAATTAAtgtttgcttttggtcctctaaattctccccctttggaatcaaacactgaaaaagaagacattagtagcataagggagggtcaaactttgtgatcctttgtgtgtagagtggaataggtcacaaaatttgactctcacattatatagattaagctccccctaaatatatgcatacatattatAGAAGACaaaacatatgcataattagcaaattaTTTCCTaagagaatttaatctatatagtgcatgaagaaagcatataaatatcaaaatgaaatcaacataatgatatcggtttagaaataccacatgtaggaagccaatttgatttttaccacttgcaataggtggtggatatttgaagtacgaTGCTTAACTCtaaggactccattttccttgcaatgagactactgtaacaccctggtgttatgccagcatttaggcactgcaaatcatgcatatcatgcgtcatcaagcatcctaatcatacatgcttaatcatgtaaataataactgaaaccctgcttcgaaacatacgaaacatgctcgtgaaacatgaatgttgcatacacttgtttagagttgtttttgccctaattatgcttgctaggttagtaaaacatgtttggctatcattgtaaatcatctagaattatttagcacaatttttggagcaaagtttgtattcaaattattgccaaattttgctttaaaaataattctccaaaattagggttttgagttaaaattgactttaattttataattcaaaatctagctaaaattggactttggtcataaaagcaaagttgtagaggattaaattctaagcaacttttatttttgggccattttcaaaagaagtcattttcttgctcaaaatgatatttgaaaactggtatttgaaatttccttaaaaatcaaaaatgaaaaaaaatgcttttctcctttcacgggccgccgcctTGCTTCTCGGCCCACGAccgaagccggcctggcctgcCGCAGCGCCCGCCGCTCGCGCGCCCCGCGTTCGGCCTAGCCCAGCACCGCGTCCGGCCTGCCCCAGCGCTGCGCCGCGCCCGTTCCCGTGCGCCGCGTCCCGACCGCGCCAGAGCatgcccgccgcgtggcgaccatgcaCCGGTGACGCCCGCCGCGCGTCGTAGCCGGTCTGCCTCGCCCTCCACGCGCGCGCCTACACCTACCGAGCAGCGCTGCGCTCTCCACTCCGCTCGCCTCTCCACTCAGCCAGCCGCAGCAGCCTCAGCTCCCGCGTGCAGCGAGCTCTGCCACCGAGCGCTGCAGTCGCTCCACCGGCGACGTGCTCCTCCTCCTGCGCCTCATTCCTCGATTCCGCCCGCCAGCAGCTCTGCCTCGCTCTCTAGCACCTGGTGCTCGCGGTTGTGACGCCTTTGAGCCAAGGTAGAGCCTTTTTGTGCGCTTCGCCGCCgtcagccatggcgccgccgtgctcggccgccgtggaatgCGTCCTCCTTCCCTCCTCCACCCTTCCTAGTTGCCTGCTCGGGTTCGCCACCTCCTTGCGAACCCCGCGCGCTCGTCCGCTTACCCTGACCcggccggcaatggccgccggcccGCTGGCAGAGCCCGCGCCGCCGTGGCGTCTCGACGCCGACGTGGCTTCttgcctcggccgagctgggccaggctgGCTTGGGCCGAAGCCCCAAGCTAGGTCGCCGCCCTTCCCTTTCGCTCGGTCTGAGCAGGCcgagtgtggccgtgggccagttggtttccacgggccggcccagtaggagTAGGAAGATTTCGTTTTcaattttcttttattatttggaaagagaaataatttagaaaatgtttgtatactcaaatttgctccaaatctgttgaaataaattttactaggttccttgtcaccagatctacatgagaaaattattgcatgtcatttttaagatacttttctgtagagctttatttaatccttgatattgctgataacttgaaaaatgtgtagaaaaacctataggcttcagaaaaatatgatttccaagtttgttaatcttcttatgtaatgtacttcctaggaaaaatatgtgtcatgcatgtgctgtataaaaattatgaggtgtagttcaagtacctttaatggttgatttttgttatttttgctagagagcaaagattgtataaaatatgcatgtgataatttttttaCAGTGATTATctgctgtgtagaacataggaaaaatatttcctctgttgtttgacacttttcacagtacaaagtattttcatgttcataatcatgccatagcttgttatttttgtgtaggctaatccactcattcaaataccatgaaaatctgatggtagactacttagggtagtactgtgctatggtaattttctaagatttttctaagcaataagaatagatgttactattcaaacctattattaattagggtttaattaagtgtggctttatgtgtgattaagaaattagtgaagctttggtgtatctttgaagcaattaataagatgtgttgacttcgcatattagtagtagaagagaatacagtagatgacatatgcttgtagtatatgttcttggatgatgttgactaccttgcattcaagcatatctattgtattcatctcatccgatgcaccgattgcataagcacttacgcacattgcatcatataggatcgcaaaccgagaacccagtcatcatacccgaggagctcgaggagcag
Above is a genomic segment from Miscanthus floridulus cultivar M001 chromosome 3, ASM1932011v1, whole genome shotgun sequence containing:
- the LOC136542109 gene encoding probable mitochondrial adenine nucleotide transporter BTL1 isoform X2; amino-acid sequence: MGSWGESREEQRAREGVPVFCELRRGGERTRMVVGVGSRHIFGSLVEIIEKNGWQGLWAGNTINMLRIIPTQAVELGTFECVKRSMTEAQEKWKEDGCPKIQLGNLKIKLPLHFLSPVAIAGAAAGIAGTLACHPLEVIKDRLTINREVYSSISLAFSKIYRADGIGGLYAGLCPTLIGMLPYSTCYFFMYDTIKTSYCRLHKKSSLSRPELLIIGALSGLTASTISFPLEVARKRLMVGALQGKCPPNMIAALSEVIREEGFLGLYRGWGASCLKVMPNSGITWVFYETWKDILLAERDKRRA
- the LOC136542109 gene encoding probable mitochondrial adenine nucleotide transporter BTL1 isoform X1; protein product: MGYQDAPGGGGKLSLASVGFAGLGAGAGGGGGYKELFVMALPTDDGLDGAKVAEAIGVRLPDVGGAVRIILESREAREFASGALAGAMSKAILAPLETIRTRMVVGVGSRHIFGSLVEIIEKNGWQGLWAGNTINMLRIIPTQAVELGTFECVKRSMTEAQEKWKEDGCPKIQLGNLKIKLPLHFLSPVAIAGAAAGIAGTLACHPLEVIKDRLTINREVYSSISLAFSKIYRADGIGGLYAGLCPTLIGMLPYSTCYFFMYDTIKTSYCRLHKKSSLSRPELLIIGALSGLTASTISFPLEVARKRLMVGALQGKCPPNMIAALSEVIREEGFLGLYRGWGASCLKVMPNSGITWVFYETWKDILLAERDKRRA